A stretch of Comamonadaceae bacterium M7527 DNA encodes these proteins:
- a CDS encoding uroporphyrinogen-III C-methyltransferase produces the protein MTDSQTPTPTGATENTTEVSVQASKPLGPEASKTADKSTDQAAPVQEPVKESVKEPVKSAVKTPAKKPEPAKDNKRHNTTTASTTDLWVVSVLALAVAALAAGGSFVVWRQLDNVRVDAQQRVDAVLVQTKSAASQAHTSQELAQALQGRMSLAEAKLGELNLQRSQLEELMLSVSRSRDDTLVQDLESSTRFAVQQSHLMGSPNALIASLQAGIERINRSAQPRLNPVLQAMEADLERLQEVAGADVPMLVAQLALVAKSIDTLALRSMAPPLPLPHTVGRVDAAPTDATASTEPTAVETTVASGGTWLSNVWHGVSAQAQSFWRDWSGVAGQQLSGLVRVRAIDNSDTFLLSPEHAWVLRQNLKLRVLNARLALVGAQHDVAAQDLAAVAQSVTQYSEPGSTDAQALLEKLQSLQASIQGLQVPMPQSTLSALATAAAGR, from the coding sequence ATGACCGACAGCCAGACTCCCACACCAACAGGTGCTACCGAAAACACCACTGAAGTGAGCGTACAGGCCAGCAAGCCGCTGGGCCCAGAAGCCAGTAAAACTGCGGACAAGTCTACAGACCAGGCTGCGCCCGTGCAGGAGCCGGTCAAGGAATCGGTCAAGGAGCCGGTGAAGTCAGCCGTTAAGACGCCCGCAAAAAAGCCTGAACCTGCCAAAGACAACAAGCGACATAACACCACGACTGCCTCAACGACAGATTTATGGGTGGTTTCTGTACTGGCCTTGGCGGTGGCTGCCTTGGCCGCAGGCGGCTCGTTTGTGGTGTGGCGTCAACTAGACAACGTGCGCGTTGATGCGCAGCAGCGCGTGGACGCGGTCTTGGTGCAAACAAAGAGTGCCGCGTCGCAGGCACACACCAGTCAAGAGTTGGCGCAGGCTTTGCAGGGCCGCATGAGTTTGGCCGAGGCCAAACTTGGCGAGCTTAATTTGCAGCGCTCACAGCTTGAAGAGCTGATGCTCAGCGTGTCGCGTTCACGAGACGACACCCTGGTGCAAGACCTGGAGTCGTCTACCCGCTTTGCGGTGCAGCAGTCTCATTTGATGGGCAGCCCCAATGCGCTGATTGCCTCACTGCAAGCGGGTATTGAGCGCATTAACCGCTCGGCCCAACCGCGCTTAAACCCGGTGTTGCAGGCCATGGAGGCCGATCTTGAGCGTTTGCAAGAGGTCGCCGGTGCGGACGTGCCCATGCTGGTCGCCCAGTTGGCACTGGTGGCCAAGTCCATAGACACCCTGGCGCTGCGCAGCATGGCACCGCCGCTGCCGCTGCCGCATACCGTAGGCCGCGTTGATGCGGCACCGACAGACGCGACTGCAAGCACTGAGCCCACTGCTGTTGAAACAACAGTGGCCAGTGGTGGCACGTGGCTGTCCAACGTTTGGCATGGTGTCAGTGCCCAGGCTCAAAGCTTTTGGCGCGACTGGTCTGGTGTGGCGGGTCAGCAGCTAAGCGGCCTGGTGCGTGTGCGCGCCATTGATAACAGCGACACTTTTTTGCTAAGCCCTGAGCACGCTTGGGTGTTGCGCCAAAACTTAAAGCTGCGAGTGCTCAATGCCCGACTGGCATTGGTGGGTGCGCAGCATGATGTGGCCGCACAAGACTTGGCGGCTGTGGCGCAGTCTGTCACGCAATACAGCGAGCCGGGTAGTACCGATGCTCAGGCTTTGCTAGAGAAGCTGCAAAGCCTGCAAGCCAGCATTCAAGGCTTGCAAGTGCCCATGCCTCAGTCCACCCTCAGCGCGCTGGCTACAGCGGCTGCTGGTCGCTAA
- a CDS encoding 2OG-Fe dioxygenase family protein: MPTLFPPPTAPLAQLHAHVQVNGFAVLDAADSPSWLGCQQADLDALNSSWHHLEDDHYLKDGGRYRKRRHSCAVVNGAVVEQVAHRAHWQPVAYNALHGGMQRWFEPVEPHVWANPAWQGLLVAGAQVASALRGEQAWYTEAHQFRIDTSDGIGRPTPEGAHRDGVDLVMVCMVSREGVKGGESRVFEANGPSGQRFTMTKPWTVLLLDDGKMIHETTPIQPEDEHGWRDTLVLTFRAGSFQGEGV; this comes from the coding sequence ATGCCTACATTGTTTCCGCCCCCGACTGCGCCGCTGGCGCAGCTGCATGCCCATGTTCAAGTCAACGGTTTTGCCGTGCTGGACGCCGCTGACAGCCCTTCTTGGCTGGGTTGCCAGCAAGCTGACCTGGACGCCTTGAACAGCAGCTGGCACCACTTGGAAGACGACCACTACCTTAAGGACGGTGGTCGTTATCGCAAACGCCGCCACAGTTGTGCCGTGGTGAATGGCGCGGTGGTGGAGCAAGTGGCGCACCGAGCGCACTGGCAGCCTGTGGCGTACAACGCCTTGCACGGCGGTATGCAGCGCTGGTTTGAGCCTGTAGAGCCGCATGTGTGGGCCAACCCAGCGTGGCAGGGGCTGTTGGTGGCGGGCGCGCAAGTGGCCAGTGCCTTGCGTGGTGAGCAAGCTTGGTATACCGAAGCGCACCAGTTTCGCATTGACACCAGCGACGGCATAGGCAGGCCCACGCCAGAGGGTGCTCACCGCGACGGTGTGGACTTGGTGATGGTGTGCATGGTCAGCCGCGAAGGTGTCAAGGGCGGTGAAAGCCGTGTGTTTGAAGCCAATGGCCCCAGCGGCCAGCGCTTCACCATGACCAAGCCTTGGACAGTGCTGTTGCTGGACGATGGCAAGATGATTCACGAAACCACACCCATACAACCAGAAGACGAACACGGTTGGCGCGACACCCTGGTGCTGACCTTCAGGGCGGGCAGCTTCCAGGGTGAGGGCGTTTAA
- a CDS encoding long-chain fatty acid--CoA ligase has translation MTTTPAHFRYWPPHLSRELNAPQTNLVENLRVSAMRYPDKAAVVFFDCVMTYAELARQVDAMAAYLQSLGVASGDRVLLMMQNSPQWVVAHFAILRANAVVVPVNPMNRAHELSHYIADAQARVAVVSADLAGFMATADAALAADEQLHHAVVTNLGEVLDCSGAGFAEEVPHTWAAWLATPIEPPQWAQATNHSWQQATTCTAQPGELSAKPSDLAVLPYTSGTTGLPKGCMHTHASVMHNAVASSYWGSGTAEVVSLVVVPMFHITGMVSGMHSAVFGGATMVVMPRWDRDLAGRLISKWGVTHWTNIPTMIMDLLASPNMSSYDLSSLKYIGGGGAAMPQAVAQRLFNEFGLRFAEGYGLTETAAPSHSNPPLATKQQCLGVPFIGVRSIVVDPETLKPLPVGESGEILINGPMVFQGYWRRPDATAQAFVEIEGVRYFRSGDLGRMDEDGYYFMTDRLKRMINASGYKVWPAEVEALMFKHPAVAEACVIGVPDAYRGENVKAFVVLRAGQSVTAQDMLQWCHDEMAVYKAPRIVEFVDSLPKSGSGKVMWRALQDQAKAQALEASAKAAS, from the coding sequence ATGACCACCACACCGGCACACTTTCGTTATTGGCCGCCGCACCTGTCGCGCGAACTCAACGCGCCACAAACCAATTTGGTTGAAAACCTGCGCGTCAGCGCCATGCGCTACCCCGACAAGGCAGCCGTTGTGTTTTTTGACTGCGTGATGACTTATGCGGAGTTGGCGCGTCAAGTGGACGCCATGGCCGCCTACCTGCAGTCGCTTGGTGTGGCATCTGGCGACCGTGTGTTGCTGATGATGCAAAACAGCCCGCAGTGGGTCGTGGCGCACTTTGCCATACTGCGCGCCAACGCTGTGGTGGTGCCCGTGAACCCCATGAACCGTGCCCACGAGCTGTCGCACTACATCGCAGACGCACAAGCACGGGTAGCCGTGGTCAGTGCTGACCTGGCTGGGTTTATGGCCACAGCCGACGCCGCACTGGCTGCAGATGAGCAACTGCACCACGCCGTGGTGACCAACTTGGGCGAGGTGCTTGACTGCAGCGGTGCGGGTTTTGCCGAAGAGGTGCCGCACACGTGGGCTGCATGGCTTGCCACGCCAATAGAGCCGCCACAGTGGGCACAAGCCACCAACCACTCGTGGCAGCAAGCCACCACCTGTACCGCGCAGCCCGGCGAGCTGAGCGCCAAACCCAGTGACTTGGCGGTATTGCCCTATACCAGCGGGACCACCGGGCTGCCCAAGGGCTGCATGCACACACACGCCAGCGTGATGCACAACGCGGTGGCCAGCAGCTACTGGGGCAGTGGCACAGCAGAGGTGGTCTCGCTGGTTGTGGTGCCCATGTTTCACATCACTGGCATGGTCTCTGGCATGCACAGCGCTGTGTTTGGTGGCGCCACCATGGTGGTCATGCCGCGCTGGGACCGCGACCTTGCAGGCCGCTTGATCTCCAAGTGGGGCGTGACCCACTGGACCAACATACCCACCATGATCATGGATTTGTTGGCCAGCCCCAACATGTCCAGCTACGACTTGAGCAGCTTGAAGTACATAGGTGGCGGCGGCGCGGCCATGCCGCAAGCCGTTGCGCAGCGCTTGTTTAATGAGTTTGGCCTGCGGTTTGCCGAGGGCTATGGCCTCACCGAGACGGCTGCCCCTTCTCACAGCAACCCGCCCTTGGCGACCAAGCAGCAGTGCTTGGGCGTGCCGTTTATTGGCGTGCGCTCTATTGTTGTAGATCCAGAGACGCTAAAGCCCTTGCCGGTGGGTGAGTCGGGTGAAATCCTCATCAACGGTCCCATGGTGTTTCAAGGCTATTGGCGCAGGCCAGATGCCACGGCCCAGGCCTTTGTCGAGATTGAAGGCGTGCGCTACTTCCGCTCTGGCGACCTGGGTCGCATGGATGAGGACGGCTACTATTTCATGACCGACCGATTGAAGCGCATGATCAACGCCAGCGGCTACAAGGTGTGGCCCGCCGAGGTTGAAGCCTTGATGTTCAAACACCCTGCAGTGGCTGAGGCCTGCGTGATTGGTGTGCCTGACGCATACCGAGGTGAAAACGTGAAAGCCTTTGTGGTGTTGCGAGCGGGTCAAAGCGTGACAGCGCAAGACATGCTGCAATGGTGTCACGATGAAATGGCGGTGTATAAAGCGCCGAGGATTGTCGAGTTCGTCGACTCGTTGCCCAAAAGCGGCAGCGGTAAAGTGATGTGGCGTGCGCTGCAGGACCAAGCCAAGGCACAAGCGCTTGAGGCGTCAGCCAAAGCTGCCTCGTAA
- the hemC gene encoding hydroxymethylbilane synthase, whose protein sequence is MWQANHVQACLRALGHDVTLLGMTTRGDQILDRSLSKVGGKGLFVKELEVAMDNGQADLAVHSLKDVPMNLPEGFELACVMQREDPHDAWVSPVADDLADLPPGAIVGTSSLRRVALLQERLSAIGRDDVRIEPLRGNLDTRLGKLDSGAYAAIVLAAAGLKRLELPQRIRRIFTHDEMLPAAGQGALGIEIKSDRADLRAALAPLVDMPTWLRVAAERAVSRAMGGSCSVPLAAHARWQTGDVLLLDAAWGDVELAHPVLRASSVATVSTLAQAEALGLDVAKALQALGAKPLV, encoded by the coding sequence ATGTGGCAGGCCAACCATGTGCAAGCTTGCTTGCGAGCGCTGGGCCACGACGTCACGCTGTTGGGCATGACCACGCGCGGCGACCAAATACTAGACAGGTCGTTGAGCAAGGTAGGCGGCAAGGGTTTGTTTGTGAAAGAGCTGGAAGTGGCTATGGACAACGGCCAGGCAGACTTGGCTGTGCACTCTCTGAAAGACGTGCCCATGAATTTGCCTGAGGGCTTTGAGCTGGCTTGTGTGATGCAGCGCGAAGACCCGCACGACGCCTGGGTCTCGCCCGTGGCCGACGACCTCGCGGACTTGCCGCCGGGCGCAATAGTAGGCACCTCCAGCTTGCGCCGTGTGGCCCTGTTGCAAGAGCGCCTGAGCGCCATAGGCAGAGACGATGTGCGCATAGAGCCGCTGCGGGGCAACTTGGATACCCGCTTGGGCAAGTTGGACAGCGGCGCGTATGCTGCCATCGTATTGGCGGCTGCGGGTCTGAAGCGCCTGGAGTTGCCCCAGCGCATTCGCCGCATATTCACCCACGACGAGATGCTGCCAGCAGCCGGCCAGGGTGCTTTAGGGATTGAGATTAAAAGCGACCGTGCTGACTTGCGTGCTGCTTTGGCACCATTGGTGGATATGCCCACGTGGCTGCGTGTGGCTGCAGAGCGTGCGGTTAGCCGAGCCATGGGTGGCAGTTGCTCGGTGCCGCTTGCCGCACACGCGCGCTGGCAAACCGGCGATGTGTTGTTGTTGGACGCGGCGTGGGGCGATGTTGAGCTGGCTCACCCTGTGCTGCGCGCCTCTTCAGTGGCGACAGTGAGCACGCTGGCGCAAGCTGAAGCGTTGGGTTTGGACGTGGCCAAGGCGCTGCAAGCGCTGGGCGCTAAACCGCTGGTATAG
- a CDS encoding acetyl-CoA C-acyltransferase family protein translates to MTQDVFVVSAVRTAIGTFGGALKDTPPTALATLVVKEALARGSVDGHSVGHVAFGHVVNTEPRDMYLSRVAAIEGGCAQHTAAFNVNRLCGSGLQAIVSASQSIMLGDTDVAIGGGAENMSRAPYASLNTRFGTRMGDAKLIDMMLGALHDPFENIHMGVTAENVATKWGITREQQDATAVESHRRAERATQAGYFKDQIVPVMLKSRKGDTAFEVDEHFRANCQPEDMAKLKPVFVKENGTVTAGNASGINDAAAALVLMSAKAVSAQNAKPLARLVAYAHAGVDPRYMGIGPVPATQAALKKAGLTVADLDVIEANEAFAAQACAVSKDLGLDPAKVNPNGSGISLGHPIGATGALITVKAIHELHRIKGRYALVTMCIGGGQGIAAIFERV, encoded by the coding sequence ATGACCCAAGACGTATTTGTTGTAAGCGCTGTGCGCACAGCCATTGGCACATTTGGCGGAGCACTGAAAGACACGCCACCCACCGCACTGGCCACCCTGGTGGTGAAGGAGGCGCTGGCGCGTGGCAGCGTGGACGGCCATAGCGTGGGCCATGTGGCTTTTGGTCATGTGGTGAACACAGAGCCACGCGACATGTATCTGTCACGTGTGGCGGCCATTGAAGGCGGTTGCGCGCAACACACAGCAGCCTTTAACGTGAACCGCTTATGCGGCTCCGGCTTGCAGGCCATTGTGTCGGCCAGCCAGTCCATCATGCTGGGTGATACCGATGTGGCCATTGGCGGCGGCGCTGAAAACATGAGCCGCGCGCCCTACGCCAGCCTCAACACCCGCTTTGGCACACGCATGGGCGATGCCAAACTCATAGACATGATGCTGGGTGCCTTGCACGACCCATTTGAAAACATACACATGGGTGTGACGGCCGAGAACGTGGCCACCAAGTGGGGCATCACACGTGAGCAGCAAGACGCCACGGCCGTAGAAAGCCACCGCCGCGCAGAACGCGCCACGCAAGCTGGCTACTTTAAAGATCAAATCGTGCCGGTCATGCTCAAGTCGCGCAAAGGCGACACCGCCTTTGAAGTCGACGAGCACTTCCGCGCCAACTGCCAGCCTGAAGACATGGCCAAGCTCAAGCCGGTGTTTGTTAAGGAAAACGGCACCGTCACAGCTGGCAACGCTTCAGGCATCAACGACGCGGCAGCGGCTTTGGTACTGATGAGCGCCAAAGCAGTGAGCGCGCAAAATGCCAAACCGCTGGCGCGTTTGGTAGCCTATGCACACGCTGGTGTAGACCCGCGCTACATGGGTATTGGCCCAGTCCCCGCCACACAAGCAGCACTCAAAAAAGCAGGCCTGACAGTGGCTGACCTGGACGTTATTGAGGCCAACGAAGCCTTTGCTGCTCAAGCCTGTGCCGTCAGCAAGGACTTGGGGCTGGACCCTGCCAAAGTCAACCCCAACGGCTCTGGCATTTCTCTGGGTCATCCGATTGGCGCAACTGGCGCGTTGATTACGGTGAAGGCTATTCATGAGCTACACCGCATAAAAGGCCGCTACGCCTTGGTCACCATGTGTATTGGTGGCGGACAAGGCATTGCTGCCATTTTTGAACGTGTCTGA
- a CDS encoding DUF2189 domain-containing protein gives MMQDTQSPNEETVQSSSVLSMPINNVGLNEPLQWLSLGWLDFVRSPMTGLFYGLCFFAMGQALMVVFESAPAYVLALSAGFLLVGPFLSLGLYQISKDLQAKRRPQLKRSLCAWLPTKSSMAIFAGVLLVLEMLWGRASLIVFAVSFDTMPEASSTWAALLNLENIDFIIAYLVVGAVFAGLIFTTSAIAIPMILDKRVDAIAAGLTSIRACLGKPHHHGFLGHADHGICGGSHVAVVCGAIGDWPCFGPRHLARLSSPGDAACACATTKPMS, from the coding sequence ATGATGCAAGACACACAAAGCCCCAACGAAGAGACGGTTCAAAGCTCATCGGTTTTGTCTATGCCCATTAACAACGTTGGCCTCAATGAGCCGCTTCAGTGGCTAAGCCTGGGCTGGCTTGACTTTGTGCGTTCGCCCATGACCGGTTTGTTTTATGGCTTGTGCTTTTTCGCCATGGGCCAGGCGCTGATGGTGGTGTTTGAGTCTGCGCCCGCCTACGTGTTGGCGCTGAGTGCTGGCTTTTTGTTGGTGGGGCCCTTTTTGTCCCTGGGCTTGTACCAGATCAGCAAAGACTTGCAGGCCAAACGCCGGCCTCAACTCAAGCGCTCGTTGTGCGCGTGGCTGCCCACCAAATCATCCATGGCTATTTTTGCGGGTGTGTTGTTGGTGCTTGAAATGCTGTGGGGACGCGCCTCACTCATTGTATTTGCGGTCAGCTTCGACACCATGCCAGAGGCCAGCAGCACCTGGGCAGCCCTGCTCAACCTGGAGAACATTGATTTCATCATTGCCTACCTGGTGGTAGGCGCGGTGTTTGCGGGCCTCATTTTTACAACCAGCGCCATAGCCATACCCATGATTCTGGACAAGCGTGTAGACGCTATTGCTGCAGGCCTGACCAGCATCAGGGCCTGCCTGGGAAAACCCCATCACCATGGCTTTTTGGGGCATGCTGATCACGGTATCTGTGGTGGCAGCCATGTTGCCGTGGTTTGTGGGGCTATTGGTGATTGGCCCTGTTTTGGGCCACGCCACTTGGCACGCTTATCAAGCCCTGGTGATGCCGCCTGTGCCTGCGCCACCACCAAGCCAATGAGCTGA
- a CDS encoding ABC transporter permease subunit (The N-terminal region of this protein, as described by TIGR01726, is a three transmembrane segment that identifies a subfamily of ABC transporter permease subunits, which specificities that include histidine, arginine, glutamine, glutamate, L-cystine (sic), the opines (in Agrobacterium) octopine and nopaline, etc.) — translation MAIAAIISLIWLLASNTMTNMAARGIQSGFDFLTQAAGFDIGETPIPYDSGQGYWRAFLVGLANTLRVAVVGIVLTTILGTLLGIGRFSRNALVRGMCTAYVEFFRNIPILLQLFMWYIFLTELLPDSWEPWQFGNFFVSKGGLSFPAPIWAFGHLTGFIGLALGIVGIVMYKRRAIRHFEITGQQTGNMFVPLAMLVGGAVLGWLLGGAPSEFNTPVKGDFAIEHGAAVTPEFLTVLLGLTMYTAAFVAEVVRAGVQSVAAGQSEAAAALGLSKGQSMKLVMLPQALRVIIPPMTNQFLNLTKNSSLAVAVGYPDIVSVTNTALNQTGRAVECIAIVMLVYLTTSLLTSLLMNWYNKRSAIKER, via the coding sequence ATGGCCATTGCCGCCATCATCTCGTTGATTTGGCTGCTAGCCAGCAACACCATGACGAACATGGCTGCGCGCGGCATTCAAAGTGGCTTTGACTTTCTCACCCAGGCCGCAGGCTTTGATATTGGTGAGACCCCTATTCCTTACGACTCTGGCCAAGGCTACTGGCGCGCATTTTTGGTGGGTCTCGCCAACACGCTGCGCGTGGCGGTGGTAGGCATTGTGCTCACCACGATTTTGGGCACGCTCCTGGGCATTGGCCGTTTCTCGCGCAACGCCCTGGTGCGGGGTATGTGCACGGCATACGTTGAGTTTTTCCGCAACATTCCGATTCTGTTGCAATTGTTCATGTGGTACATCTTCCTTACCGAGTTGCTGCCAGACAGCTGGGAGCCATGGCAGTTTGGCAACTTCTTTGTGAGCAAAGGTGGCTTGTCCTTTCCTGCGCCAATCTGGGCATTTGGTCACTTAACCGGCTTTATCGGTTTGGCCCTGGGCATTGTCGGCATTGTCATGTACAAGCGCCGTGCCATCCGCCATTTTGAGATAACCGGGCAACAAACCGGCAATATGTTTGTGCCTTTGGCCATGCTTGTTGGCGGCGCTGTATTGGGCTGGTTGCTGGGCGGCGCACCCTCAGAATTCAACACACCCGTCAAAGGCGACTTTGCTATCGAGCACGGTGCCGCGGTTACGCCCGAGTTCTTGACGGTATTACTGGGCCTGACCATGTACACCGCCGCTTTTGTAGCCGAGGTGGTGCGTGCAGGCGTTCAGTCCGTGGCCGCAGGCCAGAGTGAGGCCGCAGCAGCGCTAGGCCTGTCCAAAGGCCAGTCCATGAAGCTGGTGATGTTGCCGCAAGCGTTGCGCGTGATCATCCCGCCCATGACCAACCAGTTTTTGAATCTCACCAAAAACTCATCTTTGGCTGTGGCTGTGGGCTACCCAGACATTGTGTCGGTCACCAATACTGCGCTTAACCAGACCGGTCGCGCTGTGGAGTGTATTGCCATTGTGATGTTGGTCTACCTCACCACATCGCTGCTCACATCCCTGCTGATGAATTGGTACAACAAACGCTCGGCGATCAAAGAGAGATAA
- a CDS encoding amino acid ABC transporter ATP-binding protein translates to MSEPIITFDKVNKWYGNNFHVLRDIELSIAKGERIVICGPSGSGKSTLIRCINRLEEHQEGNLIVDGIELGDDVKAIDQVRRQVGMVFQQFNLFPHLTVLENLTLSPMWVGKLPKSEAVARAMEQLERVRIAEQADKYPLQLSGGQQQRVAIARALCLTPKIMLFDEPTSALDPEMIKEVLDVMVEMADQGITMICVTHEMGFAKAVADRVIFMDQGQIVEQNTPEEFFNNPQNERSKDFLSKILGH, encoded by the coding sequence ATGTCTGAACCCATCATTACATTCGACAAAGTCAACAAGTGGTACGGCAACAATTTTCATGTGTTGCGCGACATTGAGCTGTCTATTGCCAAAGGCGAACGCATTGTGATTTGCGGCCCATCCGGCTCTGGCAAATCGACACTGATTCGCTGTATCAACCGCCTGGAAGAGCACCAAGAGGGCAACCTCATTGTGGACGGCATAGAACTAGGCGATGACGTCAAGGCCATTGACCAAGTGCGCAGGCAAGTGGGCATGGTGTTCCAGCAGTTCAACCTGTTCCCTCACCTCACCGTGTTGGAGAATCTGACGCTGTCGCCCATGTGGGTAGGCAAGCTGCCCAAGTCTGAAGCGGTGGCCCGCGCCATGGAGCAACTTGAGCGCGTGCGCATTGCCGAGCAGGCTGACAAGTACCCACTGCAGCTGTCAGGCGGCCAACAGCAACGTGTGGCGATTGCGCGCGCGTTGTGCCTCACCCCCAAAATCATGCTGTTTGACGAGCCCACATCTGCGCTTGACCCAGAGATGATCAAGGAAGTACTGGACGTGATGGTGGAGATGGCCGATCAGGGCATCACCATGATTTGCGTGACCCATGAAATGGGCTTTGCCAAGGCCGTGGCAGACCGCGTGATCTTTATGGACCAGGGTCAAATTGTTGAACAGAACACGCCAGAAGAGTTTTTCAACAACCCACAAAACGAACGCAGCAAGGACTTCTTGTCCAAGATATTGGGGCATTAA
- a CDS encoding amino acid ABC transporter permease, whose protein sequence is MNTTTFTPIEPRQAPVNTEGFIPWIRANLFGDARTTLATIMFGGLLVWYLPQLADWAIFRAYWLADSNACRADGVGACWGVVTEKYRLVIFGRYPYEEQWRPLVATLMMLTLLVASCTRSFWKPWLAVLWVLMLSGFFTLMGGGVLGMQAVETSRWGGLPLTIMLATISIALAFPLSLLVALGRRSDLPAIRSLCTIFVELIRGVPLISVLFMASFLFPLFMPVGVTIDVLLRVLVGITLFQTAYMAEVIRGGLQAIPKGQVEAAATLGLSYWQTQRKIVLPQALAMVVPGIMNSFIAIFKDTSLVTIVSLYELTGALRLALGSDADWRSFYIEGYLFIALIYFVFCFSMSRYSAWVEKQVNKGKAR, encoded by the coding sequence ATGAATACAACAACATTTACACCGATTGAGCCACGCCAAGCGCCAGTGAACACCGAGGGTTTCATCCCTTGGATTCGCGCCAACCTGTTTGGTGATGCCCGTACCACCCTTGCCACCATCATGTTTGGCGGCCTGCTGGTGTGGTACCTGCCCCAACTGGCCGACTGGGCAATTTTCAGAGCCTACTGGCTGGCCGACTCCAACGCTTGCAGAGCTGATGGCGTGGGCGCATGCTGGGGCGTGGTAACAGAGAAATACCGACTGGTTATTTTTGGGCGCTACCCCTACGAAGAGCAATGGCGCCCGCTGGTCGCCACGCTGATGATGCTGACCTTGCTGGTGGCAAGCTGCACACGCTCGTTTTGGAAGCCTTGGCTGGCCGTTTTGTGGGTACTCATGCTCAGCGGCTTCTTCACCCTCATGGGCGGCGGCGTGCTGGGTATGCAAGCCGTAGAGACCAGCCGCTGGGGTGGCTTGCCACTGACCATCATGCTGGCAACTATCTCTATTGCCTTGGCTTTCCCACTGTCGCTGTTGGTGGCCTTGGGCAGGCGCTCGGACTTGCCTGCCATTCGCAGCCTGTGCACCATTTTTGTCGAGCTGATCCGTGGCGTTCCACTCATTTCTGTGCTGTTCATGGCCTCGTTTTTGTTCCCGCTGTTTATGCCAGTGGGTGTCACCATTGACGTGTTGCTGCGGGTATTGGTGGGTATTACCCTGTTCCAAACGGCGTACATGGCAGAAGTTATCCGTGGTGGACTGCAGGCCATTCCAAAAGGTCAAGTTGAGGCGGCTGCCACGCTGGGTTTGTCTTACTGGCAAACCCAACGCAAGATCGTGCTTCCACAGGCTTTGGCCATGGTGGTGCCTGGCATCATGAACAGCTTTATCGCCATCTTTAAAGACACCTCGCTGGTCACTATCGTGAGCTTGTACGAGCTCACCGGCGCCTTGCGACTGGCCCTGGGCTCAGACGCTGACTGGCGCTCCTTCTACATTGAAGGCTACTTGTTCATTGCTCTGATTTACTTCGTGTTTTGCTTCTCCATGTCGCGCTACAGCGCCTGGGTAGAAAAACAGGTGAATAAAGGCAAAGCGCGTTAG
- a CDS encoding uroporphyrinogen-III synthase — protein sequence MAHTPVPVVLTRAPADAGPWTEALQAEHFEVLHLPLMTVSAASPSAHLLETLGRLAQYTAVMFVSANAVRFFFERASAADVQCFTTTQVTSKGPRCWAPGPGTAAELQRFGVPAHLIDQPHIHAAQFDSEALWQQVSPQVGHNSRVLVVRGDTAGAANAQGAGRQWLANQCQGQGAVVDVAVVYQRTPPLFTSHTAQLLDACAHSPNTIWLASSAEGLQNLQALIQAWAGRPHALYAQRMLATHPRIGQQARQLGWQRVFDSKPALPNVLQTLAGLTG from the coding sequence ATGGCTCACACGCCCGTGCCTGTGGTGTTGACCCGCGCGCCAGCAGACGCAGGACCATGGACTGAGGCCTTACAGGCTGAGCATTTTGAGGTGTTGCACCTGCCGCTGATGACGGTGAGCGCTGCCTCGCCAAGCGCACACTTGCTGGAAACACTTGGTCGTTTGGCCCAGTACACAGCCGTGATGTTTGTAAGCGCCAATGCAGTGCGTTTTTTCTTTGAGCGGGCCAGTGCGGCCGATGTGCAATGCTTCACCACAACTCAGGTGACCAGCAAAGGACCTCGCTGCTGGGCACCGGGCCCGGGCACGGCGGCTGAGCTGCAGCGCTTTGGCGTACCAGCACACCTGATTGACCAGCCACATATTCATGCTGCGCAGTTTGACTCAGAGGCGTTATGGCAGCAGGTGTCGCCTCAAGTGGGACATAACAGCCGGGTGTTGGTGGTCAGGGGCGATACAGCTGGCGCTGCCAATGCCCAAGGCGCCGGCCGCCAGTGGTTGGCCAACCAGTGCCAGGGCCAAGGCGCAGTGGTAGATGTTGCAGTGGTGTACCAGCGAACACCGCCCCTGTTTACCAGTCACACCGCTCAGCTGCTGGATGCTTGCGCGCACAGCCCAAACACCATTTGGCTGGCCAGTAGCGCTGAGGGCTTACAGAACTTGCAAGCCTTGATTCAAGCCTGGGCAGGTCGCCCACACGCCTTGTACGCGCAGCGCATGTTGGCCACACACCCACGCATTGGGCAGCAGGCCAGGCAATTGGGCTGGCAGCGGGTGTTTGACAGCAAGCCTGCGCTGCCAAACGTACTGCAAACACTGGCGGGTCTGACCGGCTAG